From one Bacteroides intestinalis DSM 17393 genomic stretch:
- a CDS encoding ABC transporter permease, whose translation MIKIIRHQLWNQRRQNGWIFVELVIVSFFLWTVIDPIYVLTSNLALDPGYDEERAYALYMDYYDELHGKFDKAQDSVAIRQENLYRITRLVKNCPEVESFALVTNASFPNCNSWNGGQYFNDTLKVHSQYYQFVQAEGGDVFRTFGMKDAKSGQIMSLPEDCAAREGVFVSERMAKELFGTADAVGKRVRYGDSTFHEVMGVLQDYKHRINEQPGNLLIQVNGKIPNHNWIQRMYMVTFRLKQNVDVAVFEKRFKAEVVPQLNVGNFYFTKLGRFADIRRQYENESGVTNTLRLQYSLAGFALLCVFLGMVGTFWIRCNARRQDIGLMRSMGATRKGICNQFLTEAWLLVTVAFVVSLPLTIHRVYASGFANPTMDGNPDYWQNQPYTHFFIVSLLTYVVLLIIALLGTYAPVTRAAKILPAEALRDE comes from the coding sequence GTTATGGAATCAGCGCCGGCAAAATGGGTGGATATTTGTGGAATTAGTCATCGTGAGCTTTTTCCTCTGGACGGTAATTGATCCTATCTATGTGCTGACTTCCAATCTTGCCCTTGACCCCGGTTATGATGAAGAACGGGCATACGCGCTTTATATGGATTATTATGATGAACTGCATGGTAAGTTTGACAAGGCACAAGATAGTGTTGCCATCAGGCAGGAAAATCTTTATCGCATTACCCGCTTGGTAAAGAATTGTCCCGAAGTGGAAAGTTTTGCCTTGGTGACTAATGCTAGTTTCCCAAATTGTAATTCGTGGAATGGCGGACAATACTTCAATGACACACTGAAGGTGCATTCGCAGTATTACCAGTTTGTGCAGGCAGAGGGTGGCGATGTATTCCGTACATTCGGCATGAAAGATGCCAAGAGTGGGCAGATCATGTCTTTGCCCGAAGACTGTGCTGCCCGTGAGGGAGTGTTTGTATCCGAACGTATGGCAAAGGAGCTTTTTGGCACTGCAGATGCAGTGGGCAAGAGGGTGCGATATGGCGACAGTACTTTCCATGAGGTGATGGGGGTGTTGCAGGACTATAAACATCGGATTAATGAACAGCCGGGTAACCTGTTGATACAAGTGAATGGCAAGATTCCAAACCATAACTGGATTCAACGGATGTATATGGTCACTTTTCGGTTAAAGCAGAATGTGGATGTTGCTGTTTTTGAGAAGCGCTTCAAGGCGGAAGTGGTTCCACAACTCAATGTCGGTAATTTCTATTTCACGAAGTTGGGACGCTTCGCTGATATTCGTCGTCAATATGAAAATGAGAGTGGGGTGACGAATACTTTACGTCTGCAATATTCATTGGCGGGATTTGCCTTGCTGTGCGTGTTTCTCGGTATGGTGGGCACGTTCTGGATACGTTGCAATGCACGGAGGCAAGACATCGGGCTGATGCGAAGTATGGGAGCTACCCGGAAAGGAATCTGCAATCAGTTCCTCACGGAGGCATGGCTGCTGGTGACGGTGGCATTTGTTGTTTCCCTGCCATTGACAATACACCGTGTCTATGCATCCGGTTTTGCCAATCCTACTATGGATGGAAACCCCGATTACTGGCAAAATCAGCCGTATACGCATTTCTTTATTGTCAGCCTGCTGACTTATGTGGTATTGCTCATAATTGCTTTATTGGGTACTTATGCACCCGTCACCCGGGCAGCGAAGATATTGCCTGCTGAGGCTTTGCGTGATGAATAG